The genomic region GCGCTCGATTCGCATCGTACGTTGCATATTACCTCCGACCGCTCTCAGACGATACAAAGCGAGTCCGTTGGGATGGGTGGATAAGTGGGTACTGGTATCAGAGATTACAGGGCATCCCCCGGCAGCTAAGCGCCGAAGAACTGAAACAGATGATTGAATGGTCCCTGGAACTTGAGCCCGTCTTTGATTCGGTGGTAGAGCTTATCAGCGCATCTTCCGCCCCTACTCTAGGGGATGGTTTTCTTTTCTACCTCATCAATGAACAGGGTCTATCAAACAGGCACCCTGAAGCGGTAGCAGGTCTGTTGGAGCATCTATTACCAGCGGCCAGCGAATGTGTCGTCCAATCTGCGCCCTTCATGGCCATCTTAGATGATCTTATGGATGCGAACATACCAGCGGATCGCCTTCGGCGAATTACTGACTCTCTGCTCCGGTTAGGTGCTTATGTGAGCCCGCATTTGAGGGGATACATAGGCGGAGCGTAGTATTCAGGTGGTTCTGCCTATTATTGGCTTACCAACCATCATCAGATGAAGAGCGGATGAAGTAAAGATCCGTGCAAATAACGCATGAGATTAATTACTTCATCTGTTCGACCCGCCAAGATTGTACCACGACATCCCGTCAGTCAATGGCAAGCGGCTTTCAGCCGGGCGCTTTGCTCCGCTTCATCTTCCATTTCACTCCGTAGACGCTCCGCTTGCAGCTCCGCACTCCGTTCCATTCCAGATTCCGCTCCGCTGACTACGAAGCGCCCCATTGACTGACGGGAACCCTGTCGTGAGGGCTTTGGCCTCTGCGGTCGAACAGATTGCAGCGGGAACAACCGACCAGAGGGGCGAGCGGTGGCGAAGTTAAGCGGCGGCTGGATTCACAAGGCGGTAAGACTGGCGATCTACTTGCGCGACGGTTTTATCTGTGTGTACTGCTTGCGCGATCTGCACGACGCCGATCCGTTCGACGTGACGCTAGACCACCTCATTCCGCGAAGTCTTGGGGGCACACACGAGACGACGAATCTCGTCACCGCTTGCCGCTCCTGCAACTCATCCCGCCAGGCTAAAGACTGGCAAGTGTGGGCGACGAAGAAGGCGCAAGACCGGATTAGAAAGCAACGAGGCCGCAAGCTGCCACTCGCCTTAGCAAGCGCCTTGATCGAAGGCACAGCCGGAGATCGAAAGGCCGAAGCGCGTAGCGCATAGAGCCGATTGAAGAATGAAGACCAATAGCGAAAGCCCGAGTAGCTTGACAAATATATACTATAACGTGTATATTATTAGATATTTGTCGCCGCCGCGCGACAGAAGGGAGCGAGCCGGTGATGGTCAACGAGGCGGTATTTCAGCAGGTCGTCAATCAGGCGCTTGAGACCGTGCGGGGCGACGAGCGCTGGACGAACGCCATCAAACGCGGCGCAGAACTCATCCAGACCAACCGCTGCCTGGAACTGGCAGATGACGGAACGCTCTTGATCTTGAGCGAGTCAGGCCACAACTACGCGGTGAACGGAGTCTGCCGAACTGAGCAGGGACTTTGCCCCGCCTTCGCCAATCATAAGCCTTGCAAGCATCGCGCGGCTTACCGTTTGTTACAGCTTTATAACGAAAGGGAGCATTAGACCAAACGGGCATGGAGAGTGCGCCAACACTTGCCAAGCCTTCACACCATCCACCCCAACCGTCGAAAGGAAGGAAGCAAGATGCTCGAACAGCCATCTACCGCCACACCCGCGACCACGCGGCAGGTTGCCGCGTCTGATTTAATCGCCGGAACCAATAGCCTTATCCGTGAGCTTATCGAACGCTTGAGCGCTGGCGAGCGCATTGATAACCCGAAGTTTACGGAGATAGCGAACCGCAACTTTGGCGGCAGCCGCGCACAAGGCACCTACACGCCGCGCGATGCTTATGACGCGCTAGAAACGGCAGTCAACAAATACTTGCTGGAAAGCAAGGCGCGCGAGCTTATGCAGATGGACGGCAAAGAGGCGATCAGCTTTCACCTGCGCCCGCTCACCGAGCAGTTGCCGAGACAGACAGACCGCACCGCAGAACAGACCGAGCTACAACAATTCTCGACGCCGCCCACGCTCGCATACCTCGCGACAAGGGTGTTGAACCCGCAGCCGTCAGACCTTGTGCTTGAGCCATCGGCAGGAACTGCCAGCCTAGCCATCTGGCCGCGCTCCATCGGTGCGCGCGTTGTGTGCAATGAGATCAACTCGCGCCGCCGCGCTTTGCTCATCCAAGAATTAGGCTTTGAGACGTTCGGCATAGACGCTGAAATTCTTGATGACCTATTGCCCCCCGAAATCCAGCCGACCGCCATCTTGATGAACCCGCCGTTTAGCGCGACAGGCGGGAGAGTCGTACAGCATCGCACGCTGTACGGCGCGCGGCACATTGAAAGCGCACTCCGCCGGTTACAGGAAGGCGGGCGGCTTGTCGCCATTGTCGGCGAAGGGATGAGCTTGGAGCGTCCGGCCTTTACCGAATGGTGGCAGCGCATCGCGCGCCTTTATAACGTGCGCGCCAACTTCCATTTGAACGGCAAAGAATATGGGAAATACGGCACGACCTTTGACAATCAAATTCTGGTCATTGATAAGACCGGAGCGACGCCGGGCGATAACTGGCAGGAA from Blastocatellia bacterium harbors:
- a CDS encoding HNH endonuclease, producing the protein MAKLSGGWIHKAVRLAIYLRDGFICVYCLRDLHDADPFDVTLDHLIPRSLGGTHETTNLVTACRSCNSSRQAKDWQVWATKKAQDRIRKQRGRKLPLALASALIEGTAGDRKAEARSA